One genomic region from Sphingobacterium sp. UGAL515B_05 encodes:
- a CDS encoding sulfite exporter TauE/SafE family protein — MELIFIAGFILAVLVGLSMGLMGSGGSILTLPIFVYIFHIEPQYALDYSLFSIGILALVGSISPLKKREIDLKTTAIFLFPSLISVYLTKRYLLVAIPESFHLGEIAISRNHIIMLLFSIVILISATAMVRRRKQVQHNRFRGGIGQIFNVVLVGLLVGIMTGLIGAGGGFIIVPALVLLLGIPLKQAIATSLFIIGLNASFGLIANYQFLEHMNWFILVTFTLITLIGLQIGSKWKDKLDAAKLKGIFGYFLISIGILIFAFEFIQFVNY, encoded by the coding sequence ATGGAATTAATATTTATAGCTGGTTTTATATTAGCTGTTCTGGTCGGCCTGTCAATGGGTTTGATGGGTAGCGGCGGAAGTATTCTAACATTGCCAATATTTGTTTATATTTTTCATATAGAACCTCAATATGCATTGGACTATTCGTTGTTTTCTATTGGAATATTAGCCTTGGTCGGATCAATTTCTCCGTTGAAAAAAAGAGAAATTGACCTGAAAACTACGGCCATTTTTCTCTTTCCATCGCTAATTTCGGTCTATTTGACCAAGCGTTATCTCCTTGTAGCCATACCAGAGTCATTCCACCTTGGCGAGATAGCGATCTCCAGAAACCATATCATCATGCTCCTTTTCTCGATTGTGATTCTGATTTCTGCGACAGCAATGGTACGAAGACGTAAACAGGTTCAGCACAATCGATTCAGAGGTGGAATTGGTCAGATTTTCAACGTTGTCCTCGTCGGACTGCTCGTCGGTATCATGACTGGCCTGATCGGTGCAGGAGGAGGCTTTATCATTGTACCGGCCCTCGTATTACTCTTAGGAATTCCACTTAAGCAGGCCATTGCCACCTCGTTGTTTATCATCGGGTTAAACGCCTCATTCGGTTTGATCGCGAATTATCAGTTCCTGGAACATATGAATTGGTTTATATTGGTTACCTTTACGTTAATCACTTTAATAGGCCTCCAAATTGGTTCCAAATGGAAAGACAAATTAGATGCGGCAAAATTGAAAGGTATTTTTGGGTACTTTTTAATTAGTATCGGCATCCTAATATTTGCTTTCGAATTCATT